One Halarcobacter ebronensis genomic window carries:
- a CDS encoding response regulator transcription factor yields MRENEDLLKDLKILFVEDEVNISKLLKDALGEYFYSFTMANNGEEGLSKFEKIKPDIVITDIMMPKLDGLEMTKKIRQLDENVPIIILSAFSDKEKLLKAIDIGISKYFIKPFDPEEVLNYLSDLAKKIDKNRVLKINENFTFDTNTKNLFENDKLVNITKREKQFLTLLLQNEKEILAPQKIKDELWNEDVSDERLRTFIKRFRIKTSRELVRNITGQGYIISVNNE; encoded by the coding sequence TTGAGAGAGAATGAAGATTTACTAAAAGATTTAAAAATCCTCTTTGTTGAAGATGAGGTAAATATTTCAAAACTATTAAAAGATGCTTTGGGTGAATACTTTTACTCTTTTACCATGGCAAACAATGGGGAAGAGGGTTTATCAAAATTTGAAAAAATAAAACCAGATATTGTTATTACTGATATTATGATGCCAAAATTAGATGGTTTGGAGATGACTAAAAAAATACGTCAACTTGATGAAAATGTACCAATTATAATTTTAAGTGCTTTTTCTGATAAAGAGAAGCTTTTAAAAGCAATAGATATTGGTATTAGTAAATATTTTATCAAACCTTTTGATCCAGAAGAGGTTTTAAACTATTTAAGTGATTTAGCAAAAAAAATAGATAAAAATAGAGTTTTAAAGATAAATGAAAATTTCACCTTTGATACTAATACCAAAAATCTATTTGAAAATGATAAATTAGTAAATATAACAAAAAGAGAGAAACAGTTCCTCACCCTACTTCTACAAAATGAGAAAGAGATATTAGCTCCACAAAAAATTAAAGATGAACTCTGGAATGAAGATGTAAGTGATGAAAGATTAAGAACATTTATTAAAAGATTCAGAATTAAAACATCTAGAGAATTAGTAAGAAATATTACAGGTCAAGGCTATATAATTTCTGTTAATAATGAATAG
- a CDS encoding sensor histidine kinase — MKSINTIFKNIIEYDEKAILILDNEYYVKYYNKSFANFFKQSKSVLSTKTKLTDDIFLIKLFSKQKSIQFFELLDSTMKSLKTNKKIFNFSFKKQEYFYLFTSSAILKKDTCEGIVLTINDITKSIFEKEEIKRQENVLIQESKMANLGKISGAISHQWRVPLNAISILLGNLIQFKHDGLLTDQIFEKNISYAMNNIEYLTNTINTFKTFYIPNIKIEEFLLHEALEQIISIINPYIKNSNIEIKILGDKTLKCKNYKNEFQQIIEILLLNSIDALKNIYKETPSSIKIYIKNIKKNFVISVEDNAEGIPLSIRDTIFSAFCSTKKSSANRGSGVGLYIAKTIAKRKLCGDLYIDSFSNPTIFSLEIPKKIDKND, encoded by the coding sequence TTGAAGTCTATTAATACTATATTTAAAAATATAATAGAATATGATGAAAAAGCTATACTAATTCTTGATAATGAATATTATGTAAAATACTATAATAAAAGTTTTGCAAATTTTTTTAAACAATCAAAAAGTGTTTTATCAACTAAAACAAAACTTACTGATGATATTTTTTTAATTAAACTCTTTTCTAAACAGAAATCAATACAATTTTTTGAACTTTTAGACTCAACAATGAAGAGTTTAAAAACTAATAAAAAAATTTTTAATTTCTCTTTTAAAAAACAAGAATACTTTTATCTTTTTACCTCTTCTGCAATATTGAAAAAAGATACTTGTGAAGGAATAGTTTTAACAATTAATGATATTACAAAATCAATTTTTGAAAAAGAAGAGATAAAAAGACAAGAAAATGTATTAATACAAGAGTCTAAAATGGCGAACTTAGGAAAAATTTCCGGTGCTATATCTCATCAATGGAGAGTTCCCTTAAATGCAATTTCAATACTTCTTGGGAATTTAATACAATTTAAACATGATGGTTTATTAACAGATCAAATATTTGAAAAAAATATAAGCTATGCCATGAATAATATAGAGTATTTAACAAATACCATTAATACTTTCAAAACCTTTTATATACCAAATATTAAAATTGAAGAGTTTTTATTGCATGAAGCCCTTGAACAGATTATTAGTATAATTAATCCCTACATAAAAAATAGTAATATTGAGATTAAAATTTTAGGAGATAAAACTCTTAAATGCAAAAATTATAAAAATGAGTTTCAACAAATAATAGAGATACTTTTATTAAACTCAATTGATGCTTTAAAAAATATCTATAAAGAAACTCCCTCTTCAATAAAAATTTATATAAAAAACATAAAGAAAAATTTTGTAATTAGTGTTGAAGATAACGCAGAAGGTATTCCTCTTTCAATCAGAGATACAATTTTCTCTGCTTTTTGTTCAACAAAAAAGAGTAGTGCTAATAGAGGCAGTGGTGTAGGTCTTTATATTGCAAAAACAATTGCAAAAAGAAAATTATGTGGAGATTTATATATAGATTCTTTTAGTAATCCCACTATATTTTCACTTGAAATTCCAAAAAAAATTGACAAAAATGATTGA
- a CDS encoding response regulator transcription factor, with protein sequence MIGTKILFLEDDTLYQETIKEFLEEEEFIVDTCTDGEEFLNKIFENVYDLYILDINVPKIDGMKILKILKEYNDNTMKLVLTSTQNSLINSFKIGCDDFLNKRCDIDELLLRIKMLIRRAYKAHKEYILLGNNIKYDLFNKKIYKNEHSIKLEIRSLLILDYLIKRRGEYVSNNELENKTYSTNTNSKSDVIRYHIWHLRKILGKNLIESKKSFGYRLKLEENNIF encoded by the coding sequence ATGATAGGTACAAAAATACTTTTTTTAGAAGATGATACTCTTTACCAAGAGACTATTAAAGAGTTTTTGGAAGAGGAAGAGTTCATTGTAGACACCTGCACAGATGGAGAAGAGTTTTTAAATAAAATATTTGAAAATGTTTATGACTTATATATTTTAGATATAAATGTACCAAAAATTGATGGGATGAAAATCCTAAAAATATTAAAAGAATATAATGATAATACAATGAAATTGGTGCTTACTTCTACCCAAAATAGTCTAATTAATTCATTTAAAATAGGATGTGATGATTTCTTAAATAAAAGATGTGATATTGACGAACTTCTTCTTAGAATAAAGATGTTAATAAGAAGAGCCTACAAAGCACATAAAGAGTATATTTTATTAGGTAATAATATAAAATATGATCTTTTTAATAAAAAAATATATAAAAATGAGCACAGTATAAAACTTGAGATTAGATCACTTTTAATCTTAGACTATCTTATTAAAAGAAGAGGAGAGTATGTCTCAAATAATGAATTAGAAAACAAAACTTACTCAACAAATACAAACTCAAAATCTGATGTAATTAGATACCATATTTGGCACTTACGAAAAATTCTTGGGAAAAACCTTATTGAATCAAAAAAAAGCTTTGGTTATAGACTAAAATTAGAAGAAAACAATATCTTTTAA
- a CDS encoding PP0621 family protein, protein MIIKVVSIIAVIFLVYLIFFKKNRESDVKKEDDKIEDIMVECPTCGTYVSKKEGILSNGKYYCSKECLNK, encoded by the coding sequence ATGATTATTAAAGTTGTCTCAATAATAGCTGTCATTTTTTTAGTTTACTTAATTTTTTTTAAAAAGAACAGAGAGAGTGATGTAAAAAAAGAGGATGATAAAATAGAGGATATAATGGTAGAGTGTCCAACTTGTGGAACATATGTTTCTAAAAAAGAGGGTATTTTAAGTAATGGAAAATATTACTGCTCAAAAGAGTGCTTAAATAAATAG
- the ribA gene encoding GTP cyclohydrolase II, which translates to MNIEKSNIANLPTKYGKFKIKAYKQDHQEHLAIMSENFDTLDIPYVRVHSECLTGDTLGSLKCDCQNQLDLALKFIAKHGGLVIYHRQEGRNIGLLNKVNAYALQDKGRNTIEANLELGFGEDDRDYSIVKEIFKDLNLKKIKLITNNPKKIEYIESLGIDIVERIPAITKSNKYNEHYINTKKEKMGHMF; encoded by the coding sequence ATGAATATAGAGAAATCAAATATTGCTAATTTACCCACAAAATATGGAAAATTCAAAATAAAAGCCTACAAACAAGATCACCAAGAACATTTAGCAATCATGAGTGAAAATTTTGACACTTTAGATATCCCTTATGTAAGAGTTCATTCAGAGTGTTTAACAGGAGATACTTTAGGAAGTTTGAAATGTGATTGTCAAAATCAATTAGATTTGGCTCTTAAATTTATTGCAAAACATGGTGGATTAGTAATTTATCACAGACAAGAAGGAAGAAATATTGGTCTTCTAAATAAAGTTAATGCTTATGCATTACAGGATAAAGGTAGAAATACAATTGAGGCGAACCTAGAGTTAGGTTTTGGAGAAGATGATAGAGATTATAGTATCGTAAAAGAGATATTTAAAGATTTAAATTTAAAAAAGATAAAGCTTATTACAAATAACCCTAAGAAAATTGAATATATTGAGTCTTTGGGTATTGATATTGTTGAAAGAATTCCAGCAATTACAAAATCAAATAAATATAATGAACATTATATTAATACAAAAAAAGAGAAGATGGGACATATGTTTTGA
- a CDS encoding c-type cytochrome, whose product MDIIGQFPLFYFPEYGSAWMMGVTGTIHILASHTSVGAAMLFAFLAYKAYKENRTDLYPYMKKYGMFLLIFSYVIGSITGPGIWYTATAASPRGISALIHNFVWVWATEWVFFVYEVIGVFVLVYFIDRIDKKTHLKLTYTFALASVGTLALIIGIISFMMWPGTEAYYTTGSASDAFFGINTFPHMFLRIGFMIMMSGVIGLVISSAIKKENAELSAELTKKMGYIAIFGGFITMFFFMWYMGTLPDNAHAVFNVSKGSIIQSRIILTVVFSLYFLLAIIKPQAINTVLASTMIFVILIAGLWPGEKLRESMRKPYVAGQYIYSNQIISRDVEGKNIKSELPIIAQKGLLQVNPFIPANLKVITDENRLEAGKLLTKISCSNCHSLEKTGVFRPLRDRLQGLDKEGIKSILYAIGDGGFPYMPKLKLPDEEYDAIAEYIASLKY is encoded by the coding sequence ATGGATATAATAGGACAATTTCCGTTGTTTTATTTTCCGGAGTACGGAAGTGCTTGGATGATGGGTGTTACAGGAACAATACATATCTTAGCATCACATACTTCTGTAGGTGCTGCAATGCTATTTGCATTTTTAGCGTACAAAGCATATAAAGAGAACCGAACAGACTTATACCCATATATGAAAAAATATGGTATGTTTTTGTTAATTTTCTCGTATGTTATTGGTTCAATAACAGGTCCTGGAATTTGGTATACAGCAACAGCTGCAAGTCCACGGGGTATTAGTGCTCTAATACACAACTTTGTGTGGGTTTGGGCTACTGAGTGGGTATTCTTTGTATACGAAGTAATAGGTGTTTTTGTTTTGGTTTATTTTATTGATAGAATAGATAAAAAAACACATCTAAAACTAACATATACTTTTGCATTAGCCTCTGTTGGTACTCTTGCACTTATTATTGGTATCATAAGTTTTATGATGTGGCCAGGAACTGAAGCATATTATACAACAGGAAGTGCAAGTGATGCTTTCTTTGGTATTAATACATTTCCTCATATGTTCTTAAGAATTGGATTTATGATTATGATGTCTGGTGTAATAGGACTTGTAATTTCAAGTGCAATAAAAAAAGAAAATGCAGAGCTTTCAGCTGAACTTACTAAAAAAATGGGATATATTGCAATTTTTGGTGGATTTATAACTATGTTCTTCTTTATGTGGTATATGGGTACACTTCCAGACAATGCACATGCAGTATTTAATGTAAGTAAAGGTTCTATAATTCAAAGTAGAATAATTTTAACAGTGGTTTTCTCTTTATATTTCTTGTTGGCAATTATAAAACCACAAGCTATTAATACTGTTTTAGCTTCAACAATGATTTTTGTAATTTTAATTGCTGGTTTATGGCCAGGAGAAAAACTAAGAGAATCAATGAGAAAACCTTATGTTGCAGGACAATATATCTATTCAAATCAAATAATTAGTAGAGATGTAGAGGGTAAAAATATTAAAAGTGAGCTTCCTATAATTGCCCAAAAGGGACTATTACAAGTAAATCCTTTTATTCCAGCAAACTTAAAAGTTATAACAGATGAAAATAGACTTGAAGCAGGGAAATTATTAACAAAAATTTCTTGTTCAAACTGTCATTCACTGGAAAAAACAGGTGTATTTAGACCATTAAGGGATAGATTGCAAGGTTTAGATAAAGAGGGTATTAAATCAATTTTATATGCCATAGGTGATGGTGGTTTCCCTTATATGCCTAAGCTAAAATTACCAGACGAAGAATATGATGCAATTGCAGAATACATTGCATCATTAAAATATTAA
- a CDS encoding PAS domain-containing sensor histidine kinase — MGQTYQEAIENSNIVSKTNLDGIITFVNDEFCKISGYSKDELIGSDHNIVRHPDVPKENFTILWETILSKKPYKATVKNMCKDGSTVYLNTTITPILDKNNEIKEFIAIRYDVTKEVELKKVLQKKEEELEYLNKTLEQRVLEQTAQLIELNQTLEQRVQEEIVKNKEKQKMLFWQSRMASLGQMLANIAHQWRQPLTELSLTLFNIKKSAKASKMEKLEEYYKDSLEIIENMSQTIDDFSNFFNPNKAKEKFLLSTSIDEAFLITKKLIQKENIKVKKELDKVEVFGVLNELSQVMINLIQNSSEAFKSKKIEEKTINIKSYIDLNSITLVYKDNAGGVDDKTLDRIFEPYFTTKYQSNGTGLGLFMSRMIIEKSLDGLIKAKNCDDGLEFTIQIPLGE, encoded by the coding sequence ATGGGACAAACCTACCAAGAGGCAATTGAAAACTCAAATATAGTCTCAAAGACAAACCTTGATGGGATCATTACTTTTGTAAATGATGAATTTTGCAAAATTTCAGGCTATTCAAAAGATGAGCTAATTGGTAGTGACCATAATATAGTTAGACATCCAGATGTTCCCAAAGAAAATTTTACTATTCTTTGGGAGACAATATTAAGTAAAAAACCATATAAAGCAACTGTTAAAAATATGTGCAAAGATGGTTCCACTGTATATTTAAATACTACAATAACCCCTATTTTAGACAAAAATAATGAGATAAAAGAGTTTATTGCTATTAGATATGATGTTACAAAAGAGGTTGAGTTAAAGAAAGTCTTGCAAAAAAAAGAGGAAGAGTTAGAATACTTAAATAAAACTTTAGAACAAAGAGTTTTAGAGCAGACTGCACAGCTAATTGAGCTTAATCAAACACTAGAGCAAAGAGTACAAGAAGAGATTGTAAAAAACAAAGAGAAACAAAAAATGCTCTTTTGGCAATCAAGAATGGCAAGTTTAGGTCAAATGCTTGCAAATATTGCCCATCAATGGAGACAACCATTAACTGAGCTTAGTCTTACTCTATTTAACATAAAGAAAAGTGCAAAAGCTTCAAAGATGGAGAAGTTAGAGGAGTATTACAAAGACTCTTTAGAGATTATAGAAAATATGTCCCAAACCATAGATGATTTTTCTAATTTCTTCAATCCAAATAAAGCAAAAGAAAAATTTCTTTTAAGTACCTCAATTGATGAAGCTTTTCTAATAACTAAAAAGTTAATACAAAAAGAGAATATTAAAGTTAAAAAAGAGCTTGATAAAGTCGAGGTTTTTGGAGTATTAAATGAGCTTTCGCAAGTTATGATTAATCTTATTCAAAATAGTAGTGAAGCCTTTAAAAGTAAAAAAATAGAAGAGAAAACTATTAATATTAAAAGTTATATTGATTTAAACTCAATTACTTTAGTATATAAAGATAATGCAGGTGGAGTTGATGATAAAACTTTAGATAGAATATTTGAACCATATTTTACTACAAAATATCAAAGTAATGGGACAGGTTTAGGTCTTTTTATGTCTAGAATGATTATTGAAAAGAGTCTAGATGGTCTTATTAAAGCAAAAAATTGTGACGATGGCTTAGAGTTTACAATACAAATTCCTTTAGGAGAATAA
- the glyS gene encoding glycine--tRNA ligase subunit beta, whose translation MNKPLLIEIGVEELPAIPFLKELPNIEKKWTDILEKNRLLCDFEFFYTPRRLVLWHREFQIKQEDSIEEMFGAPIKIAYKDGEPTGAALGFAKKCGVDINELGKIDQGKGEVLYYKKEVSGTQSKELLNEMINEFINSLNFGKSMRWASRSDSFIRPIRNLAILLGDEIVDAELFGVKSSNSSFAHRMVSYEPFTFDFAGDYFCKLDKNGVILYPDERRKLILNQMKEIEATNGVKIEIDTELLEEVVAITEYPTALIGKFDEEFLTLPEEVIVTSMKENQRYFAVYKDDKLTNHFIVVSNSKTDDFSLITAGNEKVLRPRLADAMFFYKNDIKNGLSNEGLKKLVFVEGLGSMYDKCEREAIIAQYLAETFGLKDNELIKKAVMLSKADLMSEMVYEFTELQGLMGYYYAKIANEDEKVYIALKEQYLPDGEESDLPSTIFSSIVALSYKLDNLMALFSIGKIPSGSKDPFGLRRAAAGIVKIAIEHKLPVDLEKIIDALSNNYKNLDKKQLVEFFNERLFKIFDVNPSVLKAVLGSGETNIYEISQKLCALNPIVLSDSFKEYSATFKRVANIIKDIDVTITLNIDEAILEDKEEKELVAAFKKVNSTEYKTYEDKLDALFGLKPQLDNFFDNVFVNHENEAIKTNRKNIIGKIYQAFKTIADIKEITI comes from the coding sequence ATGAATAAGCCGTTGTTAATAGAGATTGGTGTAGAAGAACTACCAGCAATACCATTTTTAAAAGAGTTACCAAATATTGAGAAAAAGTGGACTGATATTTTAGAAAAAAATAGGCTTTTATGTGATTTTGAATTCTTTTATACTCCAAGAAGATTGGTTTTATGGCATAGAGAATTTCAAATAAAACAAGAAGATTCAATTGAAGAGATGTTTGGTGCACCAATAAAGATTGCATATAAAGATGGAGAACCAACTGGCGCTGCATTAGGGTTTGCTAAAAAATGTGGAGTTGATATTAATGAGTTAGGCAAAATTGATCAAGGAAAAGGTGAAGTTCTATATTATAAAAAAGAGGTTTCAGGAACTCAATCAAAAGAGTTATTAAATGAGATGATTAATGAATTTATTAACTCACTAAATTTTGGAAAATCAATGAGATGGGCTAGCAGAAGTGATAGCTTTATTAGACCAATTAGAAATTTGGCAATTCTTTTAGGTGATGAAATTGTAGATGCAGAGCTTTTTGGAGTAAAATCTTCAAATAGTTCTTTTGCACATAGAATGGTCTCTTACGAACCATTTACCTTTGATTTTGCAGGAGATTATTTTTGTAAACTTGATAAAAATGGTGTAATTTTATATCCAGATGAGAGACGAAAATTAATCTTAAATCAAATGAAAGAGATTGAAGCAACAAATGGTGTTAAAATTGAGATTGACACTGAACTTTTAGAAGAAGTTGTTGCAATCACAGAGTATCCAACAGCTTTAATTGGTAAATTTGATGAAGAGTTTTTAACACTTCCTGAAGAGGTTATTGTTACTTCAATGAAAGAGAACCAAAGATATTTTGCAGTTTATAAGGATGATAAATTAACTAATCATTTTATTGTTGTATCAAACTCTAAAACTGATGATTTTTCATTAATTACCGCTGGAAATGAAAAAGTATTAAGACCAAGATTAGCTGATGCAATGTTCTTTTATAAAAATGATATTAAAAATGGTTTATCTAATGAAGGGCTTAAAAAACTTGTTTTTGTTGAAGGTCTTGGTTCAATGTATGATAAGTGTGAAAGAGAAGCAATTATTGCACAATATTTAGCAGAAACTTTTGGTTTAAAAGATAATGAATTAATAAAAAAGGCTGTAATGTTAAGTAAAGCTGACCTTATGTCTGAAATGGTTTATGAATTTACAGAACTTCAAGGTTTAATGGGATACTACTATGCAAAAATTGCAAATGAAGATGAAAAAGTATATATAGCTTTAAAAGAGCAATATCTTCCAGATGGGGAAGAATCAGATTTGCCATCAACTATTTTTTCTTCAATTGTAGCCCTGTCTTATAAACTTGACAATCTTATGGCTCTTTTTAGTATTGGAAAGATTCCTAGTGGTTCTAAGGATCCTTTTGGACTAAGACGTGCAGCAGCAGGTATTGTTAAAATTGCAATTGAGCATAAACTTCCTGTTGATTTAGAAAAAATTATTGATGCTTTGAGTAACAATTATAAAAATCTAGATAAAAAACAGTTGGTTGAGTTCTTTAACGAAAGACTATTTAAAATTTTTGATGTAAATCCATCGGTATTAAAAGCAGTTTTAGGTAGCGGAGAAACAAATATTTATGAAATATCTCAAAAACTATGTGCTTTAAACCCAATTGTATTAAGTGATAGTTTTAAAGAGTATTCAGCAACATTTAAAAGAGTTGCAAATATTATAAAAGATATTGATGTAACAATAACACTAAATATAGATGAAGCTATATTAGAAGATAAAGAAGAGAAAGAGTTAGTAGCAGCATTTAAAAAAGTAAATTCAACTGAGTATAAAACGTATGAAGATAAGCTTGATGCTCTATTTGGATTAAAGCCACAACTTGATAACTTTTTTGACAATGTATTTGTTAATCATGAAAATGAAGCTATTAAAACAAATAGAAAAAATATTATTGGTAAAATATATCAAGCATTTAAAACTATTGCTGATATTAAAGAGATAACAATCTAA
- the rsmG gene encoding 16S rRNA (guanine(527)-N(7))-methyltransferase RsmG: MIEFDKLLEELNLDKEFNFRCETFITLLQQWGKVHNLSGRLSKEDIIENIIDSIYPLKFINSYESLADIGTGAGYPGLILAMANSKVKTYLIEPRLKRVSFLNFVKNSLGLYNIEVLAKRVEDVENIKVDLITSRAVTNTKLLLDLTQNIKKDQCSYLFYKGSLLNDEIEEAKLNNYKVVNKEDRNYLYIEGK; this comes from the coding sequence TTGATAGAATTTGACAAACTTTTAGAAGAGTTGAACTTAGATAAAGAGTTTAACTTTAGATGTGAAACTTTTATAACTCTGCTTCAGCAATGGGGTAAAGTTCATAACTTAAGTGGAAGACTCTCAAAAGAGGATATTATAGAGAATATTATTGATTCTATTTATCCTTTGAAGTTTATAAACTCTTATGAAAGTTTGGCAGATATTGGAACAGGAGCAGGGTATCCAGGTCTTATTCTTGCTATGGCAAATTCAAAAGTAAAAACTTATTTAATTGAGCCAAGATTAAAAAGAGTATCATTTTTAAATTTTGTAAAAAATAGTTTAGGTTTATATAATATAGAAGTTCTTGCAAAAAGAGTTGAAGATGTTGAAAATATAAAAGTTGATTTAATAACTTCAAGAGCTGTAACAAATACCAAACTTCTATTAGATTTAACACAAAATATTAAAAAAGATCAATGTAGTTATCTATTTTACAAAGGGAGCCTTTTAAATGATGAGATAGAAGAGGCTAAATTGAATAATTATAAAGTAGTAAACAAAGAAGATAGAAACTACTTATATATAGAAGGAAAGTAA
- the hemB gene encoding porphobilinogen synthase: MFKRFRRLRINETLRNLVQESVLTKDDFIYPLFVKEGKGVKIEIKSMPGVFQMSIDEILKECEYIRTIGLKSIILFGIPDVKDSVGSECLCDESIIARTIRAIKAKFPDMFIVTDLCFCEYTDHGHCGILDPKTQTVDNDKTLEISAQQALVHARAGADMIAPSGMMDGIIETLRSALDKNGFENLPIMAYSTKFASAYYGPFRDVAESTPSFGDRRTYQMNPANRLEALEESLEDERQGADILMVKPALAFMDVIRDLRNNTNLPVCAYNVSGEYALLKHAGAAGVIDYERVMLETLVGFKRAGADIIITYHAKEACEILNRK, from the coding sequence ATGTTTAAAAGATTTAGAAGATTAAGAATTAATGAGACTCTAAGAAATCTAGTTCAAGAGAGTGTTTTAACTAAAGATGATTTCATTTATCCCCTATTTGTAAAAGAGGGAAAGGGAGTAAAAATAGAGATTAAATCAATGCCTGGTGTTTTTCAAATGAGTATTGATGAGATATTAAAAGAGTGTGAATATATTAGAACTATTGGATTAAAATCTATTATTTTATTTGGTATTCCAGATGTTAAAGACTCTGTTGGAAGTGAGTGTTTATGTGATGAAAGTATAATAGCTAGAACAATAAGAGCAATAAAAGCAAAATTTCCTGATATGTTTATTGTTACAGATTTATGTTTTTGTGAATATACAGACCATGGACATTGTGGTATTCTTGATCCAAAAACTCAAACTGTTGATAACGATAAAACACTTGAGATTTCTGCTCAACAAGCACTTGTACATGCAAGAGCTGGTGCAGATATGATTGCTCCTTCTGGAATGATGGATGGTATTATTGAGACTTTAAGAAGTGCTTTAGATAAAAATGGTTTTGAAAATCTTCCTATTATGGCATATTCTACAAAATTTGCAAGTGCATATTATGGTCCATTTAGAGATGTTGCAGAGTCAACTCCTAGTTTTGGAGATAGAAGAACATATCAGATGAATCCAGCAAATAGATTAGAAGCTTTAGAAGAGTCACTAGAAGATGAGAGACAAGGGGCTGATATTTTAATGGTTAAACCAGCACTTGCTTTTATGGATGTTATTAGAGATCTAAGAAACAATACAAATCTTCCTGTATGTGCATATAATGTAAGTGGTGAATATGCATTATTAAAACATGCTGGAGCTGCTGGTGTAATCGATTATGAAAGGGTGATGTTAGAGACATTAGTAGGTTTTAAAAGAGCTGGAGCTGATATTATTATTACATATCATGCAAAAGAGGCTTGTGAAATATTAAATAGAAAATAG
- a CDS encoding response regulator transcription factor — MIDKSVLKKLSKIRVLIVEDDDITAYALKQSLEMYCKRVDTVYDGLSGFEYFKKNSYDIVVTDINLPELDGLEMIQLIHEISPHTPVITITSYDNSRNILGSLNQRVYTYLRKPINIEELQIEILMATKDVNNSQVALKNGFTYDKYKRVLTNSKNKEILLTKTEKDILHLLISNLNNIVSYSSIECYVWQEKSMSIEALRMRIKEIRHKTYCDIIENISGCGYRIKSSN, encoded by the coding sequence ATGATTGATAAAAGTGTACTAAAAAAACTTTCAAAGATTCGTGTACTTATTGTTGAAGACGATGATATTACTGCATATGCATTAAAACAATCTTTGGAAATGTATTGTAAAAGAGTTGACACGGTATATGATGGATTATCAGGATTTGAATACTTTAAAAAGAACTCTTATGATATTGTAGTTACTGATATAAATCTTCCTGAATTAGATGGTTTGGAGATGATTCAATTAATACATGAAATCTCTCCACACACACCTGTTATAACAATTACTTCATATGATAATAGTAGAAATATTTTAGGAAGTCTAAACCAAAGAGTTTATACTTATTTACGAAAACCAATAAATATTGAAGAGCTTCAAATTGAGATATTAATGGCAACAAAAGATGTTAATAACTCACAAGTAGCTTTAAAAAATGGGTTTACTTATGACAAATACAAAAGAGTCTTAACTAATTCAAAAAACAAAGAGATTTTACTTACAAAAACAGAAAAAGATATCTTACATCTATTAATTTCAAACCTTAATAATATTGTTTCATACTCATCAATTGAGTGTTATGTATGGCAAGAAAAAAGTATGAGTATTGAAGCATTAAGAATGAGAATTAAAGAGATTAGGCATAAAACATATTGCGACATTATTGAAAATATCTCAGGTTGTGGATATAGAATAAAATCTTCTAACTAA